In a single window of the Amycolatopsis sp. cg5 genome:
- a CDS encoding CrcB family protein — translation MTKVPASTLAVIAAGGAIGACARYGATLLWPTEATAFPWTTLAINVTGSALLGFVLVLIIERATVHALVRPFVGTGIIGGYTTFSTYAVDAQRLIGNGHAVTAMIYLMTTILTALAAVWAGAALARAALTRRDTA, via the coding sequence ATGACCAAGGTGCCCGCCTCGACGCTCGCGGTGATCGCCGCAGGCGGCGCGATCGGCGCGTGCGCGCGCTACGGCGCGACGCTGCTCTGGCCGACCGAGGCGACGGCGTTTCCCTGGACCACCCTCGCCATCAACGTCACCGGCAGCGCGCTGCTGGGCTTCGTGCTGGTGCTGATCATCGAACGCGCGACCGTGCATGCGCTGGTCCGGCCGTTCGTCGGGACCGGGATCATCGGCGGCTACACCACGTTCTCGACCTACGCGGTCGACGCGCAGCGCCTGATCGGCAACGGCCATGCCGTCACCGCCATGATCTACCTGATGACGACGATCTTGACCGCGCTCGCCGCCGTCTGGGCCGGGGCGGCGCTGGCCCGCGCCGCGCTCACCCGGAGGGATACCGCGTGA
- a CDS encoding DUF664 domain-containing protein: protein MSNTSSSVERAWPETLADDELRLQWEFLRFLRATAVNKVSGLSRSQAIAAPLATSPGMSALGVIKHLTAAERWWFSIEGGGSDLPSLWAGSPDPSWNITDEDTPASVVAAYQAEWARSEGALVGMAASERSQRKGEFTVRWLLAHLVQETARHVGHLDFLREMADGEVGE, encoded by the coding sequence ATGTCGAACACGAGTTCGAGCGTGGAGCGCGCATGGCCCGAGACGCTGGCCGACGACGAACTGCGCCTGCAATGGGAGTTTCTGCGCTTCTTACGCGCGACAGCGGTTAACAAGGTCTCAGGGCTTTCGCGTTCCCAGGCGATCGCAGCGCCGCTGGCGACTTCGCCCGGCATGAGCGCGCTCGGCGTTATCAAGCACCTGACCGCGGCTGAGCGCTGGTGGTTCTCGATCGAGGGCGGCGGCAGCGACTTGCCGTCGTTGTGGGCGGGCAGTCCCGACCCGAGTTGGAACATCACCGACGAAGACACCCCGGCTTCGGTCGTCGCCGCTTATCAAGCCGAGTGGGCCCGGTCGGAAGGCGCACTCGTCGGCATGGCGGCTTCGGAACGTTCACAGCGCAAGGGCGAGTTCACCGTGCGCTGGCTGCTGGCGCACCTGGTCCAGGAGACGGCCAGGCACGTCGGCCATCTCGACTTCCTGCGCGAGATGGCCGACGGCGAAGTCGGCGAATAA